One window from the genome of Leucobacter aridicollis encodes:
- a CDS encoding AI-2E family transporter: MFGRRTEQVLTRRIVELERRSGIRVPSEGSSETSGPDADSREARSRAGGAWGDSFGLIATRSLQIIIVLVLTAAVIVGLRTLSTVFIPILLALILASTFAPVMRRLRAHKLPSALATVAVLLGILLMLTGVGWLIVWAVQDEWDELAEQAQSGFEQVVAWVQTLPFAPSSEQISEWQDTVIDFVTSSQFGSGALAGVGAITGFVTGLVLMIVVLFFFLKDGPQIWQFLLRPFRGEALARAERAGDKTVSTLGSYVRGTAAVAAVDAIGIGIGLVILGVPLALPLAALVFILAFIPIVGATVAGILAALVALVANGPISAVLVVGVVVLVNQLEGNFLQPVLMGRALKLHSLVILLALTIGTVLSGVLGAVLAVPIAAVAWGIIQVWDGPNLPARPFRPRE, encoded by the coding sequence GTGTTCGGACGCCGCACAGAGCAAGTACTCACACGACGCATTGTCGAGTTGGAGCGACGGAGTGGGATTCGCGTGCCCTCCGAGGGCTCAAGCGAGACATCGGGCCCTGATGCTGACTCGCGCGAGGCGAGGTCTCGCGCGGGCGGCGCCTGGGGTGACAGCTTCGGGCTGATCGCCACGCGGTCGCTGCAGATCATCATCGTGCTCGTGCTGACCGCGGCCGTCATCGTAGGGCTGCGGACGCTGAGCACAGTCTTCATTCCGATCCTGCTCGCGCTCATCCTGGCGAGCACGTTCGCCCCAGTGATGCGACGGCTGAGGGCGCACAAGCTGCCGTCGGCGCTCGCGACGGTTGCCGTGCTGCTCGGCATCCTGCTCATGCTCACCGGAGTGGGCTGGCTCATTGTGTGGGCGGTCCAAGACGAGTGGGACGAACTCGCTGAGCAGGCGCAAAGCGGGTTTGAGCAGGTCGTTGCGTGGGTACAGACGCTTCCGTTCGCGCCGAGCTCCGAACAGATCTCTGAGTGGCAGGACACTGTCATCGACTTCGTCACGAGCTCTCAATTCGGCTCGGGCGCGCTCGCGGGCGTCGGGGCGATCACGGGCTTCGTCACCGGGCTCGTGCTCATGATTGTCGTGCTGTTCTTCTTCCTGAAAGACGGCCCGCAGATCTGGCAGTTCCTGCTCAGGCCGTTCCGCGGTGAGGCGCTCGCGCGGGCCGAGCGGGCCGGCGACAAGACAGTCTCGACGCTGGGATCCTACGTTCGTGGCACCGCCGCAGTCGCGGCCGTCGACGCGATCGGGATCGGGATCGGACTCGTCATCCTTGGCGTCCCGCTTGCGCTTCCACTCGCAGCCCTCGTATTCATCCTCGCCTTCATCCCGATCGTCGGTGCGACTGTTGCGGGCATCCTCGCAGCTCTCGTCGCTCTCGTCGCGAACGGACCCATCAGTGCAGTGCTCGTGGTCGGCGTCGTCGTTCTTGTCAACCAGCTCGAGGGCAACTTCCTGCAGCCCGTGCTCATGGGGCGAGCGCTGAAGCTGCATTCGCTCGTCATCCTGCTTGCCCTGACAATCGGCACCGTACTCAGCGGAGTGCTCGGTGCGGTTCTCGCTGTGCCGATCGCCGCAGTCGCCTGGGGCATCATTCAGGTGTGGGATGGCCCGAACCTGCCCGCGCGGCCGTTCCGCCCGAGGGAGTAG
- a CDS encoding 3-isopropylmalate dehydrogenase: MTRTIKLAVIPGDGIGPEVIEQANRVIDAVVAGGDITIERTEFQLGAERFLETGDTLPEIEQAAIASHDAILFGAVGGVPGDERLRSANIERGLLLKLRFDFEHYANVRPCVLFPGVESTLANPGTVDFVVVREGTEGPYVGNGGRLRPGTPAEVATEVSVNTAFGVERVVRYAFETAMARPRKKLTWVHKTNVLVHAGATWQGVVEAVRAEYPEIAVDYMHVDAATIHMVQNPAQFDVIVTDNLFGDILTDLAGAIGGGIGLAASGNINPDGTFPSMFEPVHGSAPDIAGQQKADPTAAILSAGLMLDHLGLDAEAERLRAAVRADRAAAGGATRSTTEVGDAIISQIPARA; the protein is encoded by the coding sequence GTGACCCGCACGATCAAGCTTGCAGTGATTCCAGGCGACGGTATTGGTCCGGAGGTGATCGAGCAGGCGAACCGCGTGATTGACGCGGTCGTGGCTGGTGGCGACATTACGATCGAGCGTACAGAGTTTCAGCTCGGGGCCGAGCGTTTCCTTGAGACTGGCGATACGCTTCCCGAGATCGAACAGGCGGCGATTGCGAGCCATGACGCGATCCTTTTCGGTGCAGTTGGCGGCGTGCCAGGCGATGAGCGGCTCCGCTCCGCGAACATCGAGCGCGGCCTGCTGCTGAAGCTGCGCTTCGATTTCGAGCACTACGCGAACGTGCGGCCCTGCGTGCTGTTCCCTGGGGTCGAGTCGACGCTCGCGAACCCCGGCACCGTCGACTTCGTCGTCGTGCGCGAGGGCACGGAGGGGCCGTACGTTGGCAATGGCGGGCGTCTGCGCCCAGGTACGCCGGCTGAGGTCGCGACCGAGGTGTCAGTGAACACGGCGTTCGGCGTCGAACGTGTCGTGCGCTACGCCTTCGAGACTGCAATGGCGCGCCCGCGCAAGAAGCTGACCTGGGTGCACAAGACCAACGTGCTCGTGCACGCAGGCGCAACCTGGCAGGGCGTCGTTGAGGCCGTGCGCGCGGAGTACCCCGAAATCGCCGTAGACTACATGCACGTCGATGCGGCAACAATCCACATGGTGCAAAACCCAGCACAGTTCGACGTAATTGTCACTGACAACCTCTTCGGTGACATCCTCACAGACCTTGCAGGCGCCATCGGTGGCGGCATCGGTCTCGCGGCGTCTGGCAACATCAACCCGGACGGAACCTTCCCGAGCATGTTCGAGCCTGTGCACGGCTCAGCGCCAGACATCGCCGGGCAGCAGAAGGCCGACCCGACGGCGGCGATCCTCTCGGCGGGGCTCATGCTCGATCACCTCGGGCTTGACGCAGAGGCAGAACGCCTGCGAGCGGCCGTCCGCGCGGATCGCGCGGCTGCCGGCGGCGCAACCCGCTCAACGACCGAGGTTGGCGACGCGATCATTTCGCAGATCCCGGCCCGCGCCTGA
- a CDS encoding branched-chain amino acid aminotransferase: MTDSTFTLTEAERLPAAERDAILANPGFGDHFTDHMISIIWTKDAGWHDAQVLPYGPIAMDPASSVLHYGQEIFEGMKAYRRADDSIVIFRPEENARRLNESAVRLALPELPVELFVEATKRLVEIDSEWVPRGADQSLYLRPFMIADESFLGVRAAQRARFMVIASPAGPYFTGGVKPVSIWLSQDFARAGNGGTGAAKCGGNYAASLLPQNVAAENGCQQVLFTDAGNPDVIDELGGMNLFLVRNDKTLLTPALNGNILPGITRKSLIQLAKDRGYAVEERAVTVTEWRDGVADGSIVEAFACGTAAVITPIGQLKSPDFTIDFGDAAPGEFTLSLREELTGIQYGTHEDRHGWLTEIPTASVAA; encoded by the coding sequence ATGACTGACTCAACCTTCACCCTCACCGAGGCCGAGCGCCTCCCCGCAGCCGAACGCGACGCGATCCTCGCAAACCCTGGCTTCGGCGACCATTTCACCGACCACATGATCTCGATCATCTGGACGAAGGACGCGGGCTGGCACGACGCACAGGTGCTGCCGTATGGACCGATCGCCATGGATCCGGCCTCGTCCGTGCTGCACTACGGGCAGGAGATCTTCGAGGGTATGAAGGCGTACCGTCGCGCCGACGACTCGATCGTGATCTTCCGCCCCGAAGAGAACGCCCGCCGACTCAACGAGTCTGCAGTGCGCCTCGCACTCCCGGAGCTTCCCGTCGAGCTGTTCGTTGAGGCAACGAAGCGCCTCGTTGAGATCGACTCGGAGTGGGTGCCGCGCGGCGCCGACCAGTCGCTCTACCTTCGCCCGTTCATGATCGCCGACGAGAGCTTCCTCGGCGTTCGCGCGGCGCAGCGAGCCCGCTTCATGGTCATCGCGAGCCCAGCTGGGCCGTACTTCACAGGCGGCGTGAAGCCTGTCTCGATCTGGCTGTCGCAGGACTTCGCACGCGCAGGCAATGGTGGCACCGGCGCCGCGAAGTGCGGCGGCAACTACGCTGCGTCGTTGCTCCCGCAGAACGTGGCAGCCGAGAACGGGTGCCAGCAGGTGCTCTTCACCGACGCAGGCAACCCCGACGTCATCGACGAGCTCGGCGGCATGAACCTCTTCCTCGTGCGTAACGACAAGACGCTGCTCACGCCCGCGCTGAACGGGAACATCTTGCCGGGTATCACCCGCAAGAGCCTCATTCAGCTCGCGAAGGATCGCGGCTACGCGGTCGAGGAGCGCGCCGTGACCGTGACCGAGTGGCGCGACGGCGTCGCCGACGGTTCGATCGTCGAGGCGTTCGCTTGCGGAACCGCGGCGGTCATCACCCCGATCGGGCAGCTCAAGTCGCCCGACTTCACAATCGACTTCGGCGATGCCGCGCCGGGCGAGTTCACGCTGTCGCTGCGCGAGGAGCTCACCGGGATCCAGTACGGCACCCACGAGGATCGCCACGGCTGGCTCACCGAGATCCCGACAGCCAGCGTCGCCGCCTAA
- a CDS encoding fumarylacetoacetate hydrolase family protein encodes MKIARFEADGEISFGILDPAEDGNGVELVELVGDPIVAGYDTTGKRFRFEDVRLLAPVIPRSKIVCVGKNYADHIEEMKDVTGGGAPAEPLLFLKPNTSVIGPGGTIVRPAISDRVEHEGELAMVIGAVAKDVPEDRALEYVFGFTCANDVSARDIQIADGQWTRGKGFDTFCPLGPVIETDPDLADARVTTRVNGETRQDGKTSQLIFSLARIVAHASQAFTLLPGDVILTGTPAGVGPLEAGDVVEVEVEGIGILRNTVA; translated from the coding sequence GTGAAGATCGCTCGATTTGAGGCTGACGGCGAGATCTCGTTCGGCATTCTCGACCCCGCGGAGGACGGCAACGGCGTCGAGCTCGTGGAGCTCGTCGGTGACCCCATCGTCGCGGGCTACGATACGACAGGCAAGCGGTTCCGGTTTGAGGACGTGCGACTGCTCGCCCCCGTCATCCCGCGCTCGAAGATCGTGTGCGTTGGCAAGAACTATGCCGACCACATCGAAGAGATGAAGGACGTCACCGGTGGCGGGGCGCCCGCAGAGCCGCTCCTGTTCTTGAAGCCGAACACCTCGGTGATTGGCCCGGGCGGAACTATCGTGCGCCCCGCGATCTCGGATCGCGTCGAACACGAGGGCGAACTCGCCATGGTGATCGGTGCGGTCGCGAAAGACGTCCCTGAGGATCGTGCGCTTGAGTACGTCTTCGGGTTCACCTGCGCGAACGACGTCTCGGCCCGCGACATTCAGATCGCCGACGGCCAGTGGACCCGTGGCAAGGGGTTCGACACGTTCTGTCCGCTCGGGCCTGTCATCGAGACGGATCCCGACCTCGCCGACGCGCGGGTGACGACGCGCGTCAACGGAGAGACGCGGCAGGACGGCAAGACGTCACAGCTGATCTTCTCGCTCGCCCGCATCGTGGCGCACGCGTCGCAAGCCTTCACCCTGCTGCCGGGCGACGTGATTCTCACTGGCACTCCCGCCGGCGTCGGGCCGCTCGAGGCAGGCGACGTCGTTGAGGTTGAGGTCGAGGGGATCGGTATTCTGCGCAACACCGTCGCGTAG
- the rlmN gene encoding 23S rRNA (adenine(2503)-C(2))-methyltransferase RlmN: MDPNKLNHTPPTGESKLIKTRPNTGGLARRPQVRPKTEGWTQLTNPDGRPTLQFASPRVKQPATHLADMTLAEREAKVVEMGLPKFRAKQLSVHYFEHRTTSPEEMTDLPKDRREELAEAFFPPLLSEVKKLVTDDGNTVKFLWRLFDGALVESVLMRYPGRITLCVSSQCGCGMNCPFCATGQAGLTRNMSTAEILDQVVQANRFIAEGGLGHKRRAGNGAEPERVNNIVFMGMGEPLANYKRVMNAVRRMVAPSPEGLGMSARGITVSTVGLAPAIRKLADEDIPVTFALSLHAPDDKLRDELIPVNSRWKVDEVLDAAYAYYEKTGRRVSIEYALIKDMNDHAWRADLLADRLNQRGRGWVHVNPIPLNPTPGSIWTSSTKEVTREFVDRLNAAGVVTTLRDTRGKEIDGACGQLVATEQDREDAEAFANA, from the coding sequence ATGGATCCGAACAAGCTCAACCACACACCGCCCACCGGCGAGTCCAAGCTCATCAAGACTCGCCCGAATACGGGTGGTCTCGCGCGGCGCCCCCAGGTGCGGCCGAAGACTGAGGGTTGGACGCAGCTCACGAATCCCGACGGGCGCCCGACGCTGCAGTTCGCGTCCCCGCGCGTCAAGCAGCCCGCAACGCACCTCGCCGACATGACGCTCGCGGAGCGCGAAGCGAAGGTCGTCGAGATGGGGCTGCCGAAGTTCCGCGCCAAGCAGCTGTCGGTGCACTACTTCGAGCACAGGACCACGTCGCCCGAAGAAATGACTGACCTCCCGAAGGACCGCCGCGAGGAGCTTGCTGAAGCATTCTTCCCGCCGCTGCTCAGCGAAGTCAAGAAGCTCGTGACCGACGACGGCAACACTGTTAAGTTCCTCTGGCGCCTGTTCGACGGTGCGCTTGTTGAGTCTGTGCTGATGAGATACCCGGGCCGGATTACGCTGTGTGTTTCGAGCCAGTGTGGCTGCGGCATGAATTGCCCCTTCTGCGCGACAGGTCAGGCCGGCCTTACTCGCAACATGTCGACTGCTGAGATCCTCGACCAGGTCGTTCAGGCGAACCGTTTCATTGCCGAGGGCGGGCTTGGTCACAAGCGCCGCGCTGGAAACGGTGCGGAGCCCGAACGCGTGAACAACATCGTGTTCATGGGCATGGGGGAGCCGCTTGCCAACTACAAGCGCGTTATGAACGCGGTGCGCCGCATGGTCGCGCCATCACCGGAGGGCCTCGGTATGAGCGCCCGCGGCATTACGGTCTCGACGGTCGGGCTCGCTCCGGCGATCCGAAAGCTCGCGGATGAGGATATCCCGGTGACGTTCGCCCTCTCGCTGCATGCGCCCGACGACAAGCTTCGCGATGAGCTCATCCCGGTCAACAGTCGGTGGAAGGTCGACGAGGTGCTCGACGCTGCCTACGCCTACTACGAAAAGACCGGGCGCAGGGTGTCCATCGAGTACGCACTCATCAAGGACATGAACGACCACGCGTGGCGAGCCGACCTGCTCGCTGACCGCCTGAACCAGCGAGGCCGCGGCTGGGTGCATGTGAACCCGATCCCGCTCAACCCGACCCCGGGCTCCATCTGGACCTCCTCAACGAAAGAGGTCACCCGTGAGTTCGTCGACAGGCTCAACGCGGCAGGGGTCGTCACGACGCTGCGCGACACCCGCGGCAAGGAAATCGACGGGGCATGCGGTCAGCTTGTTGCGACGGAGCAGGACCGCGAGGACGCTGAGGCCTTCGCAAACGCGTAG
- a CDS encoding aminotransferase class V-fold PLP-dependent enzyme codes for MIPSPAPHSQPRDFASYFPPTSGYLSACTGGLPPLETVRAGHAFYDDWSKGALDARAIGAAAERVRGLYAGLAGVPASRVALGSQVSQLVSVVATGVPDGGEVLCPTGDFASLTHPFEQLASRGVTVRYAPAASLAEAITPATSLVAFSLVQSATGEVADHAAIVEAAAAVGAQTCVDLTQSLGWLPVGAADFDYTVCHAYKWLCSPRGTAFLTVREGLDDTLTPLAAGWCSADDVWSSCYAGNTPLSAGTGRFDLSPLWPLIAGTEEALKLFAALDARAVHDHAVALANSAREVLGLPAGNSAIVTWPDPEGADLAAMQAAGLVASGRAGNARVSFHLWNTPDDVDLLARALGR; via the coding sequence ATGATCCCCTCACCGGCACCGCATTCCCAGCCGCGCGACTTTGCGAGCTACTTCCCGCCAACGAGCGGCTACCTCTCGGCGTGCACAGGCGGGCTCCCCCCACTCGAAACGGTGCGTGCTGGCCACGCGTTCTACGACGACTGGTCGAAGGGAGCGCTCGACGCCCGCGCGATCGGGGCCGCGGCCGAGCGAGTGCGAGGGCTGTATGCGGGGCTCGCCGGAGTCCCAGCTTCACGGGTGGCACTTGGATCGCAGGTCTCGCAACTCGTGTCCGTCGTCGCGACGGGAGTCCCTGATGGCGGCGAAGTGCTCTGCCCGACAGGCGACTTCGCATCCCTCACGCATCCATTCGAACAGCTCGCGTCGCGAGGCGTCACCGTTCGGTACGCTCCCGCTGCCTCGCTCGCTGAAGCGATCACACCCGCGACGTCACTCGTTGCGTTCTCGCTCGTCCAGTCGGCCACGGGCGAGGTCGCTGACCACGCGGCGATCGTCGAGGCGGCCGCTGCAGTTGGAGCGCAGACATGCGTCGACCTCACCCAGTCGCTCGGCTGGCTCCCCGTTGGCGCTGCAGACTTCGACTACACCGTCTGCCACGCATACAAGTGGCTGTGCTCACCGCGTGGCACCGCGTTTCTCACGGTTCGAGAGGGCCTCGACGACACGCTCACCCCGCTCGCGGCAGGCTGGTGCTCGGCCGACGACGTGTGGAGCTCCTGCTACGCAGGCAACACCCCACTCTCCGCGGGCACAGGCAGGTTCGACCTCTCGCCCTTGTGGCCGCTCATCGCAGGCACCGAGGAAGCGCTGAAGCTGTTCGCAGCGCTCGACGCCAGAGCGGTGCACGACCACGCAGTTGCCCTCGCGAACTCAGCTCGAGAGGTACTCGGGCTTCCGGCAGGAAACTCAGCGATCGTCACGTGGCCGGACCCCGAGGGCGCGGACCTCGCCGCAATGCAGGCAGCCGGGCTCGTCGCCTCCGGGCGGGCCGGGAACGCTCGCGTATCGTTTCACCTCTGGAACACGCCCGACGACGTGGATCTGCTCGCGCGGGCGCTCGGTCGGTAG